TGACGCAATTACTATGCATAGAAACTAGACACAAAGGCTGGTATAGAAAGGTTACCTGTTTCTCAATCTCAGCTATCTGTTGCCTCTGCTGTGACGGTGGAGCTATTTCAGCACCAAGTATTATATCACGAATCTCAGATTGCGTAAGTGCAGAAGTATTAACGTTGTTTTTCTTTGCATAATCAGAAAGAATGAGATCCCTGAGTGCACATTCGACCTTCAGCCACTGCTCGTCAGTCAAAGATGGCCAGATATGATGTGGTTCCGTAACAATTGTCTTGTCAGGCTTCAGCAACATCTTGGCCTTCTCATTATTGACATGTAATGCTCGTAATATAAGCACAAGACGAGAGAATGCGGTGTAGGACGAGATACTTTtcagccagtcatcgtatatgttaTAAAGAACCATCTGCGGTTCCGTAGCCTTGAGAATAAGATCACCAAACTTCTCAATCTTCAAGCAAGCTTGGAATGGCAGCTGCAACTCACTGCCCTTGATAACAATGTTAGGGAAATCAAGCAGATGGACTTCCAATGGATCCAACATACCCTTCCTTGTCACAATAATTTGCTTTGGCTGCTCTTCTACAGGAAGAGACCGAACTAACGCAGCAACCTCCTCAGCAGTTTTCCACTTGGCCAGCTGCCCTAGACGCTTTTGTCCTGCCCATACACTTGTGTGGATGACCTGCAGATTATAATCCATTTTCATTTAAGTCTTCCAAGTTGTGATGCTGCACAGTTATGCAATAATTGCAACAAAACTAGAGGTGAAAGCAAAAGAAAAGGAACAAACCTTCAGAAATAGTTGCCCAGTTCTTGGATTGAAAATAAAGATAGCACCGTTGATAGGTTTGGTGGTCAGGTTACCCTCGAAGGTTTTGTGAATGGTAACTCGATAGACATTCGTGTCATCCacaaaccatatgatttgattgCTGAATATCTCTCCATAGTTCTGCGAAGACAGATATGGCTCGGTGGGTTCAGATGAATACAACTGAAGACCCTTTCTTATTCTCTCCCTCAGCACATACAGAGCAGGATTTGACTGTCAAAGGAGAAAATAAACAAGAATGTCATTTATTAAGTAAGCCAAAAAAAATACTACAACACAGATAAAGCAATAGAGCTAGATTTGTTACAGTTAGCATGGTTATTACCTTCATGATCTTGTTCATTGCTTGCTGGAGGAGGGGTTTTGACCCAGGGAACCAATTGCCAAAAGCAGAGTGCAAATTATAAGCTAGATCAAGTCCAATCATCACTCCTGCAATAAATATTAATCAGCATTAAGCACAGAGGATTCAGACAAGACAAGAAATTGAAAGTTAATGGATACTCAAAATCATACCAGTCGGAGAAGGGTAGATGGACATATTATCTGTCGTGTAGTCCATAAATTTTGCTCTTGTATAACGTTCTATGTCATGTGAATCGTAGTCTCCCCATCGTAGTTGCACATCAATCCAGTACTTGTTACTCGCTTTCTGATCAAAGACATCCTTTGACTCGGAAACTAAGCTTGGTTTGGACATCTGCCACCTATGTGCAGCAAAAAGGAGGACATCTGCACATGAACTGTTCATCTTGTAACTCTTCCTGGGATGTATTGTCTCCTTCTGTACTGTCTCAATCTCCAGCGCATCCAACTCCTGATCCAGAACTTGGCAAAGATCCATAACAACACTTTCATGGACCTTCTGCCAAAGATGTGCACGGAAAATCTGAATCAGAGAGATCTTCAGGGTTGGAATTTTGCCATGCATGAATATCCCTGTCAGATCTAGCTGAACCTGGAAACCAACATATACGTTTGCACGATTAATGGTTGGCGACCACCAGAGGGTAAATCTTCTGTTGGGGATTTGATTAAGCCCAGAACGCTGTGCATTTGTCAGCTTTTTGTACTTCATCGATTCCTCGAAACCTGAAGCCTTCTCCCAAAACAAACCCTCCCAAGTAGGGAAATATGTTCCTTTAAATAAGGTATGCTCCAGGATACCTTCCACACCACCAAGTGCTTGGATGACATCAGTTCTGTAGTTATTCAGATTCCACAGCTTTCCATCATGTCGCTGATGTGTCCACCAGAATGGGTTCTGTTTCAGCACTTGATACTGCTTAAAGTCTGTCCGCACCCTCCACCCTTTGTCGTAGGCCAAAGTGTGGCGGTCCTTTTGGAATAAAGTGTTGATACGGGGTATGCCTCTATCCCATGAATCTTCCAGATCTTCAAGTGTTAAGCGCCTATTCTGCGATTGTGCTTCCTGCCTCTTCAAAGCATACTCAGCCCAAACACGCTGAGAATCTATGAACTCGCTCTCCCATGGTTGGATGTAGCGATACAAGTTGGGGATAAGCTGGTCCTCTTCATGACTCATACCACTTCGAAAATGTGTCACACCAACATCTGTCTGTTTGCTATACCTAAGATCACTCTGTGGTATCAAAATGTGACCCATTGACAACATACCCAAACCTCCAATTTCCTTGGGTGTATAGAAGATAACTGGTGGAAACCTGCTAGGCATCTTTGAGTTCAGGCCAATCTTTATGCGAGTCTGGATCTTGTTTTCACATTTTACAAGCAGATCCAGTAGTTCTTGTGTATGAACTGTTGCTTCACGGAAATATGTCATGAGGCCAATGAGAGCAGTGTTCCACTTGTTGACTATCTTGGTAAATGTCGTTGACCCTGATGACATAAGGATTTGCCTGACACGGTTCTCAAACACCTTCATGTGTTCATCATCAACCCTCAAAAATGCAATAGCTGTCCTTTCTTTTGTCTGCTCATTCTGCAAGTTCCATACTCCATCCTTCGTGTTGCTGAATGCCTCCTGAGTCATACGTATCTTCGGCAGTATACGGACCTCAAACCCAGACATGCTAAAAAGCAAGTTTGGGTTATCCTTGCTGTATACAGAGACAAAGCCATTCTCCCATTCTAATGTAGTAATGCTCCTTGGCAGGCGATTCTTCATATCCCAAAATACACTTCTTCCCAGATTAACATCATGCTTCATGAGCCTCATTCTTGCATCTCTAGGCCAACATTTCTTGTTGTTGTAACCGACCATGTTCTCATTATTAGGATCAGGATGCTCTGTCAGGTACCGCTGAATCAAATCCCTTGCCTCTTCATGAGTGAACCGGAACATTATATGCACCTTATCGATATATCGAGAATACAGCCTGATGGGATGCCTTGTCTCAACTTTAGTGTCAGTATATGTAAGGAACTCATTTGGCATCTGAGGCGGCCCTGCAATCTCACTAGCTCGTGTTAAACCAAGAAGTAGGAGATCCAGCACCAGCCCGTAGTACTGCACAATAAAAGATGCAAACTGAAGACCTCGAATAAGCCCATAAGAATTTGTGTGACTCATATCCTTGTAAGACAGCACAACATTGTTCTTTGCAGTGACATAATCAGCGATGTTATGGTCCAAGACCAACCGAAGAAGCCTGTTCAACAGAGTCAgatcaattttttcaaagaacttCTCAAATTTTGTCTGCAGCATCACAACACACTGCCCATCGCTAGTGTCCCATATGTCCTGCAAATTATTTATACCTTGGCACCACTTGTAAACAAGTAGAGGAGGTGGTTCTGAATCAGCAGGCTTTACCCAATTTGGGAAGAGGTGGCGTTTGTCCCCTTCATACCACAAGTATTGGTCAAGGTATGCATCAGTAATTTTCTCAAGAGGCTCAATTTCATATACCGGGATCAGGTAGCTGTACAGATCCATAAACTCAATACCAACTTCTTTAAAAGCACGCTGAGTAAGAAGATGCCGTTTTATCCTTGACAAAGCTTCATGTGGGTTATCATATGCTTGCTCTATTAAACCCAGTTCCTCTCGCTGCAGTTGATTTAATCTTACTGCCACACTGTATGACTCTTTTAGCCTTTCCAGTGCCAATATAAGAAGTTTGGTGTCATGCTTGTATGAGAGTGGGGGAAATGGAATCGGTGAGAACTTCCTTGACTCCAGCCAATGGACCGTGGTTGTATAAATAGCAACTGCTTCTTCAGGTGTCACATACGGCCCGTCTTTCAAGTAGTTGTGTTGCCTCTCTTGTTCTGCCTTCAGCCACAAACGAGTTAACCTTCCAAGATTTTTGCGGCAGACAGTCTTGTCAACTGTAGCACCACGCCGGATACGCTCACGATTGTAGTGAGCGACATTTGTCCACCAATCAGCCTTGGACTTCACATAACGGAGTATCATGTTCTCAATAGGAACTGGCAGGCCAGGGACCTTCCAGGGGATATTTGCCTTCCAGCAGCGCCATGCCTCACTAAGATGCTGCAGTATAGTTCTGGCCTTGTTTTGCTTGATGCCCTCTGGCATAGCATCAAGGACATCATGCATAACTGCAGCTCGAAGTTCCAGATCAAAGTGAGACTCGACACGTTGCTTGGTTACTGTTTTAGCAACTCCTTTCGAATGGCGACCTTCAAACTGCCTGGCCAGCAAATTACCTAGCCACCTTTCAAGCAAGGGCACAATACCACGAAGGAAGAACAGCCACACTCTCCACATAGGAGCCCAAAAACCACAGCCAGGTCCTTTTCCAACAGGACCAGTGTTGAAACGATAGTATATCAAGTGCTTCAGATCTTTGCACATCCTAATTTGCCGCATCAGACGATACTTGTATCTGTACATACCAGTCAACTGACCAACATGGGAGAATATGTATTGCAGACCATCAGCCAACTGAAAGGCGTCAACATTCCCCAAGCGAAACTGGATGTTTGCATCAACAACCAGCTTCGTAAGTCGCAGAATCTCACGACACAAGTGGAAAGCATTTCCAAAACGAGATTTCTTTCTCTCTTTCGTTGTGAGTGTCTTCACAGGCTTCAAATTGAAATTGTAGTCCAAGTGAAGATAGTTCAGATTCTTCCTGTGAATCAACAAGTTAAGCATGTTGTAGCCCTGCTTGCAAACTTGCAGCCCAGCTTCTGCCCAATCAAGCTCTGTACTTTGGAAGAACTTCGTTGCTTGCAGTGAACGGAACAGATGTTTCTTCTTCTGTGCTTTTGGAGGCCTGTGGTGTAGCTCATTGAGCACATAGCACTTCAGCAGCTTCTGGTAGCTCACCCGGACCTTGACTGGATACGCTGGTGGACTGCAAAACAGATGAAGGTGCAACATGAGACGAAAGTATACCAACGGAGAAAATATGGAAAGGTATTGTTATTTGTTAACTCGTTGTAGTACTTACCAGTGCTCTTTGAACCACTCAGATACAAGAGGGATATCCTCAGCGCGGCGTGTTCTACCAGATCTCATGTTAAAAGGCCTTGGAGCAAAAAGCAATGAAATACCAGCAGCTGTTGTGTCAGTGTAAAGTGGAGTTCGGTTCAAAAGAGGCTCCACACCCTCAGGGAGACTAAAGTCATCTTCGTCGTCCTCTTCACTTGCTTTCTTCTCCCGACGATCAACCTTGCTGGTTGAAGTGATCGGATTTATCAGAGGATCATAATAAAATGCAGGCAGATCTGGATCCTCTGTTTTGATATACATTATCATAGGAGTATGATATATGCAAAGTCTCACTTTCCTTGGCCTGTTATTGTACAGGTGAGGGAACGCAATTCTGTACTCAGTCCGAAGTGGTTGACGGATGATGAGTTTATTGATGTCATTAAATTCATTCCAGTCCTCATCCCCCTTCTCCATATCACGGTACAATGGCTCAAACTTTGGACCTCCTGCAATTGAAATTTTTAACATCAGTGATAAGAAAACATATGGTGTACACCAAATTTACCAATGTATTGCCTCTTTTCATAAAGCATAAGAAAATGCATTGAAGAAAATACAAGCACTGGTTGCTTATGTTTTCATAATAATTTTCATAAAACATTGGCAGTATTCAGATACCAGGTGGGAAATTGTTTTATTTAATCATCAAATCAAAAGCTATCAAGTATTATGCTAATCAATGTTTCGTGCTAGTATTTTTGAACTTGCAACATCAAACTTGCTTacaaaacatgaaaacaaaaggtaaATCTTGTTACCTGGGATGCACATGTTAAGTGCTTTGGCAGTAAAGAAAGACTCCATGTCAAACAAATAGAAATAATTCCGATCAGTCAAGTCTGACAAAAGTTGACCAGCAAGGCGATAAAGTGTTGCCATTATTGGAAGAGACAGATTCCACTTCCTATAGCTGGGACCATTTATAAAGTTGGTCTTCACGAGGGGATTGTGATCATAAAACCAGTTATACACAGCTCCATCTTCCTCTGGATCCAACTCCAATTGTATAGCCTCCAGTGGTTCAACATCCAACAAATTATCAGCATAATCTAGTGGAGGTTCCTCATCATCAAATGGAGGAAAACGCATTCGCTTGAAATGCCGCCTATCTCTCTTCTCCCTTCGCATCATGATCCACATAGAGCCCCACTGCAGACAAACACATGACAAGAGATATATTGTAAGCATATCTAGAAAGACACATGCATGAGATAAGAGATAAAAGGGACAAACAGGAATAATGTGGTAATAATGAAAGAAGAATCAAGTCTAGATCATCACCTGCGCCAAGTAAATGGGCTCAACTACCCATGGGATCTCGTTTACGAAGGTTATGGCGCCAGTGATATGGTACAAGATCTTAACATGGCGAACCTGAAAACAGGAGTTATTTTAGTCTATGGCCATGGAACAGCTAACCTCAGCAACCATAAGATTATCAGTGTTCATATCAAAAAGTCACAACTAAAGGGCTTACTTGTTCCCAGGGCATCGGCATATTCTCCAGTAGTTTGTAAACAGCATGAGGCACAAATTTGAGTGCTCCAAGATAAACACGCTTGTCATGCCTGTACTTCTTCGAGGACATGTCCCCATGGTCCCTGTTCAAAAAGACAGATGCATAAATTTACTGAAATGTAGGCAGATCCCCAATCTAGGCCACATGAAGGTTTACCAATGCTGAGCTACAGCAACTAGCACATCAACAGTTCAACATATCTAGAATCCTGACTCCTGCAACCTACAGTTGAGCGACTAGCAAATTAACATGTTCACCATAACTATGAGGATAAAATACAAAACAATATCGTGAATCCTAATTTCATGGATCTAGAGCAAGAGGCCGCAAACTTATGCCTAATTCCAGTGACCAGAAATCGTAAGCAGGAACCACAACGAGCACATGATGCAGCGCAGAAAATAACATGGGTAAATCAAAACCTAAACCCTATCGAATCACAGTTACAACCATAAACCTACACCAAACATCAAACACCATGCTCGCACAGCCACTGACTACAGTCGAGACGCCTATCACATCCACGCCACTAGTTCAAAGCAACGCACGGCTACGGAACGACCTAAGACCACAAGCAATTAGGCATCACAGCCCGCCATGAGCGCCAAAGGCCCCGAAACCTAGCCGCAGGCAGTAGAGGAAAGCCCGAACGCACGGATCTGGGGGTTCCATACCTGATGATTTTGCGGACGTGCTCGGGGGGCATGTCCTCCTTCTGCGCCTCGACGAAGCCGAACTTGCGCTTGTCGCCGTAGCGCTTGGAGTTGAGCTGGTGCCACTTGCGGGCCTTCTCGACGAGCTGCGCCTCGAGCTCCGCCGGGGTGAGCGGCTGGCCGGCCTGCgggggcgcggcggccggcgggggagggggcgggggcagGCCCGCACCGGCCGTGcccgggggagggggcgcggccgccatgggcggcagcggcggcggcggcccgccgTTCCAcatcgggcggcggtggcggcctccGCTGCTGCTGCGAGGGTTTTGAGTCTCGGGCGAGACGGGTTGGGGTTCGACGGATATTTCTTTAGAATgaaagggggaaaaagaagaggagaggGGGAAACCGAAGGGAGGTGGCGATGCCTCCAGATTTTTATAGGTGGGGCTTCGGCGCTTCGCTGCAGGCTATGGCGGTGTGGCGGGGAGAGATTCGAGCCGACTTTGGTGCGATTGGGCCGGGCTTTGGTTCTCGAGTTGGCTGTGTGGGTGGTGGGCTACACGGGTTCTCATtctcaaaacaaacaaaaaaactacACGGGTTCTTGTTCACACTTTTCCTTATTTCTTCTTCTCATTCCCCTCAAATTAAAAAAAACTTTTTCTCAAGGTGGCTATCCTGAAAAAAAGGTCGGCTGTGTGATGGCGGGTCTCTTATTCACTCGGAACAAATATATTTCGGGACCAACTACTTCCTCCGTCCTATATTATATGATATTTTTTTATACTATAGACGTTGGAGTTACTATAATGGCAAGAAACGTTCtacattatgagacagagggagtagtttataaGGTTTTTTCACTACCAGAGAAATATTGTACACGGGAGCAATTCGTTTAGTAGGATACAATATATTTCATCGGTTTCAAAATATAAGAGCATTTCCAACAAGCGCCAAACGCGCCGCGCGTAAAAAACAGCTTATAGCGCGTGCCCATCGCCTGatttggcgcggcgcgcagcgctgCCTCCAGCAGCCGCACTAAAATGCAGCGCGCGACactcgcacaaacaacatatgcattcgaaaacagaaacaaaaaatcaaaacaaacaaaaataaatagtTTAATTTCGTTTATCGTTCAAACAAACAGTTATCGTTCAATAGAACAAATAGTGCAAttaaacacaacaaatagttcgTCGGAGGACCAGCGCGCGCGGGGTGGCAGGACCAGAGGGGGCCGGAGAAAGCGCGCGCGGGGCGGAGATAGGCTggggaagcgccggaacggtcgccgggtggcgcgatcggcggcggcggcgcggctggatgGGGGGTGGGAGGTGCGAGCGAGCGCGCGAGAGTCCAGCCCGCGGGAACGGACGCAGCAAAAAAGCGGCGCGCGATTGAGTTTTGGCCCGCGCGCTGTTTTCGCGCGCCCGCTGGAGCAACTATTCCGTGCGCGCGCACTAAAACGGGGAATTTTGCGGTGCGGCGCTAGTTtggcgcgcctgttggagatgctctaaggtgtGATATTAATAACTTTTTGTCACTAAAAGGCCTCATGCCACATACTAAGTTTCACAAGTCCTTACAAACACATCCTTACAAAAAAAAATAGAAATACATTCGAACTCTCAAGAGGGGCGAAGTCTTCTTCCCCCGGCATCCCTCGGCAACGCGTCATGAGAATAGCTCAATGTCGCCACCGACTAATATTTTTGGTTGAAATGGAAAATGCATTCCTTTTATTGATGTTCAATAAAGACTAAAGTATATAAATAAGGACTTGAGAAAGTTATACGTGCATGCTTCATCAAATATATTTCTTTTATTAATGCTCGATGGAAGTACTAGAACCATACTTATGGCCAGACCTTTTGAGCTCTGGCTTGTGCATAAGCTACAGTGGAAATAAGTCTTTGAGAAGTCGTCGAGTgaaaaaatctcatcatagtcaacatcttgaacttgtcgaaaacattttgcgacaattcgagctttgtagatagtaacactactatcagtgtccgtcttcctcttgaaaattcatttattcttaatggttcaccgatcaacgggcaagtcaatcaaagtccatactttgttctaatacatgaaTCTCATCTTAGGTTTCATGACTTCAAGCcattcgtggaatctgggctcatcatcgcttcttcatagttcgtaggttcatcatgatcagataatatgacctccagaacaggattaccgtaccactccggtgcgaaACGTATTCTGTTTGACCTACCAGGATCGGTACTAatttgatctgaaatttcatgatcatcatcattaacttcctcactaattgatgtaggaatcactataactgatttctgtgatgaactactttccaattcgagagaaggtacaattacctcatcaagttttacattcctcccaatcacttctttcgagagaaacttcttctctagaaaggatccattcttagcaacgaatattttgcctttggatctgtgatagaaggtgtacccaacagttttctttgggtattctatgaagaagcatttctccgatttgggttcgagcttatcaggttgaaacttttcacataagcatcatagccccaaactttaagaaacgacaacttgggttttttgtcaaaccacggttcataaggtgtcctctcaacggatttagatggtgccctatttaacgtgaatgcagctgtctctaatgcataaccgcaAAACGACAAtgataaattggtaagagacatcatagattgcatcatatctaataaagtgcggttacgacgttcggacaaaccattacgctttggtgtttcaggtggcgtgagttgtgaaactattccacattgtttcaaatgaagaccaaactcgtaactcaaatattctcctccacgatcagatcgtagaaactttattttcttgttacgatgattttctacttcactctgaaattctttgaacttttcaaatacttcagacttatgtttcatcaagtagatatacccatatctgctcaaatcatctgcgaaggttagaaaataatgatgcccgccgcgagcatcaacactcattggactgcatacatcagtatgtattatttccaacaagtatgttgctcgctccatagttccagagaacggaatcttagtcatcttgcccatgaggcatggttcgcaagcatcaagtgattcataatcaagtgattccaaaagcccatcagcatggagtttcttcatgcgctttacaccaatatgactcaaacggcagtgccacaaataagttgcactatcattattaactttgcatcttttggcctcaatattatgaatatctgtatcactacgatcgagatccaacaaaccattttcattgggtgtataaccatagaaggttttattcacgtaaacagaacaacaattattctctaacttaaatgaatagtcgtattgcaataaacatgatcaaatcatattcatgctcaacgcaaacaccaaataacatttatttaggttcaacactaatctcgaaagtatagggagtgtgtgatgatgatcgtATCATTCTtgcaaccacttccaacacacatcgtcacttcacccttaacta
The sequence above is drawn from the Triticum aestivum cultivar Chinese Spring chromosome 7A, IWGSC CS RefSeq v2.1, whole genome shotgun sequence genome and encodes:
- the LOC123149724 gene encoding pre-mRNA-processing-splicing factor 8A → MWNGGPPPPLPPMAAAPPPPGTAGAGLPPPPPPPAAAPPQAGQPLTPAELEAQLVEKARKWHQLNSKRYGDKRKFGFVEAQKEDMPPEHVRKIIRDHGDMSSKKYRHDKRVYLGALKFVPHAVYKLLENMPMPWEQVRHVKILYHITGAITFVNEIPWVVEPIYLAQWGSMWIMMRREKRDRRHFKRMRFPPFDDEEPPLDYADNLLDVEPLEAIQLELDPEEDGAVYNWFYDHNPLVKTNFINGPSYRKWNLSLPIMATLYRLAGQLLSDLTDRNYFYLFDMESFFTAKALNMCIPGGPKFEPLYRDMEKGDEDWNEFNDINKLIIRQPLRTEYRIAFPHLYNNRPRKVRLCIYHTPMIMYIKTEDPDLPAFYYDPLINPITSTSKVDRREKKASEEDDEDDFSLPEGVEPLLNRTPLYTDTTAAGISLLFAPRPFNMRSGRTRRAEDIPLVSEWFKEHCPPAYPVKVRVSYQKLLKCYVLNELHHRPPKAQKKKHLFRSLQATKFFQSTELDWAEAGLQVCKQGYNMLNLLIHRKNLNYLHLDYNFNLKPVKTLTTKERKKSRFGNAFHLCREILRLTKLVVDANIQFRLGNVDAFQLADGLQYIFSHVGQLTGMYRYKYRLMRQIRMCKDLKHLIYYRFNTGPVGKGPGCGFWAPMWRVWLFFLRGIVPLLERWLGNLLARQFEGRHSKGVAKTVTKQRVESHFDLELRAAVMHDVLDAMPEGIKQNKARTILQHLSEAWRCWKANIPWKVPGLPVPIENMILRYVKSKADWWTNVAHYNRERIRRGATVDKTVCRKNLGRLTRLWLKAEQERQHNYLKDGPYVTPEEAVAIYTTTVHWLESRKFSPIPFPPLSYKHDTKLLILALERLKESYSVAVRLNQLQREELGLIEQAYDNPHEALSRIKRHLLTQRAFKEVGIEFMDLYSYLIPVYEIEPLEKITDAYLDQYLWYEGDKRHLFPNWVKPADSEPPPLLVYKWCQGINNLQDIWDTSDGQCVVMLQTKFEKFFEKIDLTLLNRLLRLVLDHNIADYVTAKNNVVLSYKDMSHTNSYGLIRGLQFASFIVQYYGLVLDLLLLGLTRASEIAGPPQMPNEFLTYTDTKVETRHPIRLYSRYIDKVHIMFRFTHEEARDLIQRYLTEHPDPNNENMVGYNNKKCWPRDARMRLMKHDVNLGRSVFWDMKNRLPRSITTLEWENGFVSVYSKDNPNLLFSMSGFEVRILPKIRMTQEAFSNTKDGVWNLQNEQTKERTAIAFLRVDDEHMKVFENRVRQILMSSGSTTFTKIVNKWNTALIGLMTYFREATVHTQELLDLLVKCENKIQTRIKIGLNSKMPSRFPPVIFYTPKEIGGLGMLSMGHILIPQSDLRYSKQTDVGVTHFRSGMSHEEDQLIPNLYRYIQPWESEFIDSQRVWAEYALKRQEAQSQNRRLTLEDLEDSWDRGIPRINTLFQKDRHTLAYDKGWRVRTDFKQYQVLKQNPFWWTHQRHDGKLWNLNNYRTDVIQALGGVEGILEHTLFKGTYFPTWEGLFWEKASGFEESMKYKKLTNAQRSGLNQIPNRRFTLWWSPTINRANVYVGFQVQLDLTGIFMHGKIPTLKISLIQIFRAHLWQKVHESVVMDLCQVLDQELDALEIETVQKETIHPRKSYKMNSSCADVLLFAAHRWQMSKPSLVSESKDVFDQKASNKYWIDVQLRWGDYDSHDIERYTRAKFMDYTTDNMSIYPSPTGVMIGLDLAYNLHSAFGNWFPGSKPLLQQAMNKIMKSNPALYVLRERIRKGLQLYSSEPTEPYLSSQNYGEIFSNQIIWFVDDTNVYRVTIHKTFEGNLTTKPINGAIFIFNPRTGQLFLKVIHTSVWAGQKRLGQLAKWKTAEEVAALVRSLPVEEQPKQIIVTRKGMLDPLEVHLLDFPNIVIKGSELQLPFQACLKIEKFGDLILKATEPQMVLYNIYDDWLKSISSYTAFSRLVLILRALHVNNEKAKMLLKPDKTIVTEPHHIWPSLTDEQWLKVECALRDLILSDYAKKNNVNTSALTQSEIRDIILGAEIAPPSQQRQQIAEIEKQSRETNQVTAQTTRTVNVHGDELIVTTTSPYEQAAFASKTDWRVRAISATNLYLRVNHIYVNSDDIKETGYTYIMPKNILKKFICIADLRTQVAGFLYGLSPQDNPQVKEIRCISIPPQHGTHQMVTLPSNLPEHEFLADLEPLGWMHTQPNEAPQLSPQDLTSHAKILENNKQWDGEKCIILTCSFTPGSCSLTAYKLTPSGYEWARGNKDNGSNPQGYLPTHYEKVQMLLSDRFLGFYMVPDNAPWNYNFMGVKHDPLMKYSMKLGTPRDFYHEDHRPTHFLEFSNIEEGEVAEGDREDTFS